The nucleotide window ttcaaaaGTGACCCTAGGTCGGAATTAGTCacagaatctgcagtgcagaaggggaccattcagcccatcgagtcggcaccggtattacctgatctggccaactCAACTGGTTAATTCTGAATTGCACTCTGAAattgtctagcaagccactcaatttaagggcaattaggaatgggcaaccaaGCTGGgctgccagtgacactcacatcccataaagaaGAGAGAAAATCAAAGGGCTGTTTCCAGTGCCGGTTTCGAAGGAATCAGTACTGGGCCCTTCACTCCTGGTTACATCATTGATTTGAAAGTAAATGTAGGAACATGAATAACAAGTTTACATGTGACACAAAAATGATTAAACACTTgatagtgaggaagaaagctggaggggaaacaaggcaaaggattacatgataaatggcaggacaggactAGTTAGGCCAGAGCTAGATTCCTCTGCACAGGAAGACTGCACtaaagagagtacagaggagatttaacaacatcagccagaaattgacaatgtttgctctgaggaaagtttggataaaCTGAGGCTGTTTTTTTTGGaacagaaaagactgaggggagacaaaaatgaaattatgaaaagcagcccggctagctcagtcggtagagcatgggaGTCTTAATCCCAGGGCCGTGGGTGCAAGACCCACGTTGGGCGCTTCAGCTTCTTTAATCTGAGAAGATTGAGCTGAACTgttttatgggtggcacagtggttagcactgctgcatcacagcgccagggtcccgggttcaattcctacttgggacactatctgcgcagagtcttcacgttctcccagtgtctgtatgggtttcctcccacaagtcccgaaagacgtgcttgttaggggaattggacattctgaattctccttctgtataCCTGAATAAGTGTTactaccaggggattttcacagtgactcaaTTGCAATGTTAAagtaaggtaagcctacttgtgacaataatgaagattattctaaatgtataaaattctgggggatcatggtggtacagtggctgTGTGCCTGTGTGATGGGGATCCGGGTttcatcctggccccgggtcacagtctacaaggagtttgcacattctcccattgtctgtgtgggtttcacccccacacccaaatacatgcaggttaggtggcttggccaaattaaattgccccttgattggaaaaaaacataaatttatatattttttaaattctgaggAATTGAAATAGATTGGATAGGAAGGTCCTATTCTCTTTGATTGAGGGCTACATATAAAAGGGGGCAGAGATTAAGGGAAGGACTAGGATGTTTAGagggtggtgaggatctgtgaTATGCTGCCTGAAATTATGGCAGAAAGCCTCGTaatatttaaaaagtaatttggtAAGACATTTGAATTGATGTAACTTAAAAAGCTACAGACCATAAtctggaattttattttttttaatatacattcagagtacccaattttttttccaattaagtgtcaatttagtatggccaatccacccagcctgcacatctttgggtggtgggggaaaagcccacgcaaacatgggtagaatgtgcaaactccatacgaacagtgagccagagccaggatcaaacctgcgacttcggcaccgtgaggcagcagggctaacccactgtgccatcatgctgccctcacaATCTGGAAATTGAGATTAGGCTGAATACCTACTTTGTAGCCACAATGAGCTGAATGAAATGCAACAGGAACAATAAATTTTGATAAAATCCGGGATAGTAACTCTCACTACTAACAAGGTCAGCAGTTTGCCCAGTTTAGCTGCCAAGTATGCTAATGTGGCAATTTTAAAATGTAGCTTCACACATAAGAGTACAACAGCAGattatttaacttccccaatgtgatcggtgtaattagtctcaaatttaacctggaatggtcattaaaagttttccagtcactctgatatctgaaatCTTTGTCCTCAGACAGAACAAACTATTTTATCTCCAAATGATATTCAGGTCTTGATGAATCGAGTAACTCAATCAGATGAtgatgatgtgatgtttggtttgaagtTCCCGTTGGCAAATCCTCCTGTTTCTAAAGGAATTTCACTCTCAGTCCAGGAGAGAAATTAACAAGATTCTCTCCTCCGGCTTCCGGTTCATGGATGCCCGCGCATGCGCCTTGCTGCACATTTCCGCTGAGAAAGATGGCGGCCGCGCAGGCGCCCTGCGGCATATCGCCCACGAAACAGATGACAGCCGTTAACAGGGGCCGATCAGAGAGAAAAACACCGATGCGGCTGGCACATGCGGTACAAACAACGAACGTAATCAAAAGTGCTGGAACCAATTTATCACCCTGAGGAACAAAATGGAATAATGGCGGATAATGCTACCCGGAATGCCCGGCGTGATCGAATACACCCTATCTCCATCTCAGGAGTCAGAACGCGCAGGCGCCAGTTGCCCCGCCCCCGGAAGTCTCCTCTCTGTGCGGAGCATGCGCGGTGCAGCTCCGGCCTGAGCGCAgccgcagtgagagtgagtgcggcTCCCAAAAGCTGAATGAGAGCCGCCGCgagcggggacaatggtgagaacccaaaccccccaataagacccattggttttattgtcagtctgcagacaggagctggagaactgaacccaggcagaggagagggagggagaaaactgggagtggaggaaagaaatgatgCAGatagtgagatgggtttggatttcagcccagggaggagggagagtgtgtgggacggggatttacagctttggaggaacaagagaggaaaagatGTTCCAGagaaaactagaattgtctgttcagaatttctatcctggactgacagtgatgacttttgtaaagtccttttacaggatattggaaGTGGAGGATTGGCCGACAGAACCAAATATCACATCGATATCTGACAGCCACTCGATTAATCAGGAGCTGAATATCATCAGTCTTTGAAACTGGAAGGAGAAATATTTGTCTCTTCCGtttaaggaaaaaaatgtcaaagatcagtgtgactggaaaagcaccgagacacacacacactcgaatGAGAGTGTTTCattgcactgactgtggaaagagcttgaaCTAGTTACACAGCCTAAAagaaaatcacaccattcacagcagggagaaaCTATACTCCTGCTGCGTGTGTCGACAAGGCTTTAAGTGGGAGAGACATAAGGACACGCTCACCATGGAGAAACCTTGGAAATGTgcggattgtgggaagggattcagttacccatcACAACTGGAAGTTCATCATCACAGTCACACTGGTGAGAGACAGTTCATCTGCTccatttgtgggaagggattcacccattcatacaaccttctgacacaccagcgagttcacactgaggagagaccattcacctgccctgtgtgtgggaagggatttactcggtCATCCCACAGTGTGACTCAtcagcttgttcacactgataagagaccatttacatgtcctgactgtgagaagagttttaaatgtaaaaaggatctgctgacacatcaacgtattcacactggagagagaccgttctcCTGCttcgtgtgtgggaaaggattcattcagtcatcccacctgcagacacatcaacttGTTCATTCTGATAACAAATTTTTTAACtgtcctgactgtgagaagagctttaaaaacaaaaaggattTACTAACACACCAAtatgctcacactggggagaggccattcacctgctcggtgtgtgggaaaggattcagccgTCCATCTGCCCTACTGaaccaccagagaattcacactggggagaggccattcagctgctctgactgtgggaaaggattcattaattcatccaaccttctgatacaccagcaacttcatacaggggatagaccgttcacctgtcctgaatgtgggaagggattcacacgttCATACAATCTTCTGACACATCAGCAGGTTCACAATGAGGggaggccgttcacttgctcagtgtgtgggaagggattcagtcagtcatccaacctgctgacacaccagtgagttcacagtggggagaggccgttcacttgctccaaatgtgggaaggaattttctcatttatcttatcttctgaaacaccatcgcattcacactggggagcggcTATTCAACTGTAatgtctgtgggaagggatttactcagtcatcccacctgctaacacaccagcgagttcacaagaaaCCACAAGGTTTAGATTATACCCTTATTGATGCTGTTACTCATGTACAGGACTGAGTAATGTTCACTCTGACAGTCTTAATCTGCTGATGAGGTTTATTATTCtgaataaatgtgtttgaaaCGTTGTTGCAGATTTTTGTCTTTCCGAACTGAACATCACCtgtctggagctcagaaaggacaatctgggGGAGGATCACACGGCAGGAACAGAACTTCAGCCTGGACACAGTCCTTCAGGGTCACACTGAGAGGGACAAACAACACTTGGGtctttctcatctctcttcaCTGACAGCAAAGTCCCCGTGTGGGTTAATCCTGAGGCATCTAAGAAATGTGGTCCAGCCGCTCTCTTCCATATCTCAGAACCCCTAGACACGGAACAGAAGCTCCTTTACAACAAGTCTGCGTTAAAATAGCAGCTGTTAACTGCTGGGACAATTAGACAACAGTTTCATTCCTGGATAAAGAAGGAGCTGCAATCTGTGTCCAAGAATGCCCAGTTTTATTGATGTGTGCTTCCCACATTCTGTCCTTTTAAATAAACCTAACCCCTACGGGCCTTTAACAATCAGAAAAATAACAGAGAAAAGGGCGGAGCTGTGTCTGCCCCTTTAACTGGGAGCTGAGCAGTGTCAGAGCCCCGACTATTCCTTTAAGAATGAGTGATGTGCTCAGCTGAAGATTCCTATTGGCCGTTTTCTGGGTGATCTCCTTATTCTGATCATTCTCAGTGATCCTCGGGTATGTGAACCTGCTCTCCTGTCTCTCATTCACTAGgcatctcccttctctctcagttTCTCACTTCtctccactctcacactcactcattccacatacctcccacctctctctatctttctctctgacactctctcctttaacctttctatttcacaGAGCGCCTAAATTCACTAaacttttctctctctcattaTCTCTCTCTGAAGAACACACTGAACCTCTgcgctttcttttttttcttttttaaattttagagtacccaattaattttttccaattaaggggcaatttagcgtgttcaatccacccaccttgcacatcttttgggttgtgggggcaaaacctatgcaaacacggggagaatgtgcaaactccacacgaacagtgacccagagccgggatcgaacctgggacctcagcgccgtgagactgcagtgctaacccactgagccaccgtgctgccctcctctctGCTTTCTGAGTGAACATCTCATTTCTGGAGACTCAATcctttctctcactttctctctctccctgattggCCCTGACTCACTTTTAATCTCCTATTTTCTAATAACCCTCTTTGAGGAAAATTTAAGTTTCTGTGATGTCCCCTCATTTCTCCCAGTGATATCCTCAGTCCATCTTCCAGTTCAGTGAAAGTGTTAAAAATCTAAATAACCTCAtattttgatgtttaaaattggaatggaggtgaatgtaatgctgaggccggcagcaatctgtgtgggtgttcttgatgctgtcagagtgagttcaccctcacaggcaggaagactgttcacggtgataacatgaaactgacgcctgctgtttcattctcaggtaacacaacttcctgtttctctgctgccggttccaaaccgcacatctcacttctgagcagaaaataaatccagggaccacaatctggtgagaacatctgtcagtgcggcctatatctgtccacagagtcagggcagagtcacacAGATCACTTTGcggtgacatttacaaatgaaccggttatttctgttcagagtctcCATTCCCGGACAGAACCGGCTGTGTCTGACTTATTATTGTAACAGACACTGTGTTggttactctcaaagtgagtgaatcctttgctggttatcctctgggccccatctccactgtTATTGTCTGAGACCCTGTGGTTTTATAAGGTTTAACGACTGTCATATGATAAAGGCAGATAATTATAACttttttattttgtgttttgagttttgtGAGTGATGACCTGCGATGTTTATCTCCCCACAGCAGGAGTATATTCTGCATCCGCCACTTAGTCTGGCGTGATACACGGTGTGAAAACTAAGTAAAGGAACAAACATTAACAGATGGACAAAACAAAGGGGGCTGTTCCCAAACAACAAAtggagcacagcccaaaaggAACTGGAAAGGAAACAGAAACTTAACAAAACCCATCAAATCAAAGTGTGAAAATCAGGGTCTATAAGGCAGCCCAACCCCTGCGGCTcccaccgagcacggaaggccttgagtgtgcccgtggacaccgcatgctccaggGACACCCTGCGGCTcccaccgagcacggaaggccttgagtgtgcccgtggacaccgcatgctccaggGACACCCTGCGGCTcccaccgagcacggaaggccttgaatgtgcccatggacaccgcatgctccaggGACACCCTGCGGCTCCCACCAAGCACGGAAGGCCTCGAGTGAGTGAGCCCGTGGACACCGCACGCTCTAGGGTCACCCGGCCGCGAACAAGGCTGCGGAAGAGGGGCAAACAGTCAGGTCGGATGACCCCCTCGCTCGCCCGCTGCTTGGACCTAttaatggcaagtttggccaggcccaggagcaggttcacaaggaggttctccgccttccccgcccccctcctcaccaGGTATCCGTacatcaggagcgtggggctaaATTGCAAACAAAATTCCAACAAGAACATTGTCAGGAAAGCAAAAAGGAAGTGCAGCCCAGGACAGGCAACATACACGtgctccacggtctccaccaggccgcaaaagtggcaggtctcTGGGGAGGCCATGTGGTGGCTTAACTTTACTTAGTTTTCACACCGTGTATCACGCCAGATTAAGTGGATATACTCCGGTTGAACGGCACTGCCCTGTGCAACAGCCTCCACCCCAAGTCCCCAAGTTTTATGGGGAGGACGTGTCTGAAGAGGGTCCTCCACCGCCCGACGGCAACACGGCACACAAAGACGTGTCCGGACGGCGGgcgagggcaaggaggtggaaagtatctccccgtgtttgcgcgggtttcgcccccacaacccaaagatgagaaagttaggtggattgaacacactaaatttccctttaattggaaaaaaaaatgaattgggtactctacatttattttttttgaaaagagGTGGAAAGTGTGCAATTGCAGGCCGTACAGGAAACCCCTTCCCGCGGTGCGAAAAGGACGGTATTTTCACAAGGCAGCTGAGGTGGTGGGGCACCGGCacccggagggggggatggggggtccaAGCTGGCATCCACCCAGATGGGATGCCCCTGGACAACTGCACCGTCTCGTGTTTAAGTGTGCCCACGGGGCTGAGCATCACTGATTTGAGGCCTCGGATAGCTTTGGCCGTGCGCTGGACGGACACAGCTCCGCACTCCGCAAGCTCGTAGGGCATTatccagcccactcctccaccacccagcacgtcaccgatcctggtcaccctggcatccac belongs to Scyliorhinus canicula unplaced genomic scaffold, sScyCan1.1, whole genome shotgun sequence and includes:
- the LOC119959603 gene encoding zinc finger protein 774-like isoform X2, which translates into the protein MEKPWKCADCGKGFSYPSQLEVHHHSHTGERQFICSICGKGFTHSYNLLTHQRVHTEERPFTCPVCGKGFTRSSHSVTHQLVHTDKRPFTCPDCEKSFKCKKDLLTHQRIHTGERPFSCFVCGKGFIQSSHLQTHQLVHSDNKFFNCPDCEKSFKNKKDLLTHQYAHTGERPFTCSVCGKGFSRPSALLNHQRIHTGERPFSCSDCGKGFINSSNLLIHQQLHTGDRPFTCPECGKGFTRSYNLLTHQQVHNEGRPFTCSVCGKGFSQSSNLLTHQ